In Citrus sinensis cultivar Valencia sweet orange chromosome 3, DVS_A1.0, whole genome shotgun sequence, the sequence atttcaaaattttagtggGGGCCCAGACCAAGTACATATTTGGTAaaaccaaacaaattaaatctcactttataaaatatgacGAATTTAATTACTGTAATGTTATTATCCCATAAAATTTGGAGCATACTATAATTTCTCGTTCTACAATCTACAGAAGCGTACCTGCATACGCATCAACTGATAACGGATATTTCTGGGCGGAATCTTGAATAGTGGTAAATGGGTAGGTGACTCGGCTCGATGATAATCGGAGAATGAATCTAACGCGCTACGAAAGAGAGTGGAAGTATAAGAAATTTTCGTATTATTTAGATTTCCCGCCATGTCATTGTTCACAACGGTTCGATTATCTTAATGAGGAGTAGAGATTGAAGATTACGTGGGGTTCAGTTTAAACTTTAAAGATTTAAGATGTGTGATTTAGGGCCTAGACCACGCCGCCCGTATCTTGTAATCACGTGTGAGTCAACTGCTTGAAATCCTTTCTTTTTGTGATTTCTCGGGTCGCTACTCCCGCGTGTGTTCAACCTGGGATGCCACGTGCTCTCTTGTTGCCTGCTCGTTCCCTTATCCACGTGGACCTTTCCTCATCGTTTGggtgacattttttttttggaaaataatatttatccCGGTTCAAATCCCAAAAATGAAATGCACCGTTTTACTAAAGTCAGAAACGACACCGTTTTCCTTGCCAAATACTTCTCATTTCCTTCGTCCATGGAGCTCCAGCCATAGccaaatatttctcatttcctttctttcGTCGATCGAGCTCCAGCCACAGCCACAGCCATTCGCAAATCGCAATCCACAATCTGCGCCTGAAATTACCATTCACAATCCATAACTTACAGCCACAGCTCCACACAAAGCACGACTCCCACAACTATCACACGACAACGAGATTGAGCTCTTTAACATTCAGAGAGTAGATTTGGTTGcgaaagtttatttttaatttgcttgcAAGCTGAGATATTTTGAattctctgttttttttttaataagttacTGAGCCAAAAGCTTTGCATAAGCTTCTGCTACGATTTTGCTAGTGTGAGAAGCAAATTAAGAGActtttacttgtttatttatatttttggtagTTGCTGCaagtgatttttctttttgaattgttttcttttgacaCTTGTGTTGAACAACAAAGTGTAATGTCGTGAATAAGAGGATGGCAAAATTTGAAGATTATGAATGTGCAAgtgtttttttccttttcataaATGTGTAATTGAAAGTTTGAACTTTAccttcttacttttttttttcataaattgcTCATGGTGTAGTCTGTTTTTGCTAGTTGAAGAAACAATTAAGGGGGTTTGTAGTTGAGAAGAAAGaggaaacaaaaatgaaaagagaaagCAGAAGTTAAGTCCTCGGTGCATGCAAAtagcattttttaattaaaaaaattaattctcaaaacGACATCATTTTCTAAAGTTTCGGGTTTGATCCAGGGTAAATATcggtgttattttttttagaagggTTGACCAAGTTTTTGATATGTTGGttcaaatgaaaatatcaaaagaGCTTAACACTAGATAATTGACGAATGATTGAAAATCAACTCCCTCGTTGGTGAATTAAATTGAGACAATTCACCATACATGAACTCTAAGGATGATTACTTTAAGGTTATTATCCCATGAAATCTAGAACACactataatttctttttaagttgCAGCTGTTATGAAGTAAAAGTTATAACTGTGAAGTAGGGCTAAGAAAACTGAATATTGAGCTACCAAAACTCAACTGCAAGGTGTTACCAAACCAAAGTTTAGTTGCAACACATCACTCCCAAACGCACCCAATATTGTGTAAATTGTATTGGATTATTCCGTATTGCATTAAGTCATATTACAATATCATGTCTGATGTCGTATAaactatattatatataatattattttatagtattatttcatgtttaatattaaaatgagattaatattatctaaactcgttaatattttaatgttatattgtgaattttttaatttagttattaaataattacttttatgtattaatttttatattataaaaataattgaataagatACTAAtcatcaaatattataatattataatattattacctaatattatattataatatactataattcatttttatatattgtctAGTAGCTataaaagataatataatacaaattacattaatattttaatgcaatataatgttatatatttaatgcaattttgaattaatcttacttattaatgtcaaatataattttttgatttaaatttattaaattaaaatgattaaataattaaaaaagggttttttaacatatttcaagtaaaataattaaaaggatTCGATACgttaaaaaactttttttaattatttaccaCTAAAGGAGGCTAAATTGGCATACCAAGGTGCGCTCAGTAAAGGACTACCTAAAGGTAGATATACTGAGTAGCAGGGTACACTTAGTAGTGGGTTGCCTCATACATTAGCAAGTTGTGGTGCGTTTAATAGCGAACAATCCAAGATTAAGCCTAAATCTGCAAGGCAAAATGAAGAAGTAGAATTCTCTACACCACTCTACACTTGTAATTATCTagataattttacatttttgtaTAGCTAGACTTCTCTAAAACTTAGTAGATGCTTTTAGGTAAGTTGCGCAAGTTGCTCAGGTAGCATGAAAAGCTTTAGACCTAGGCAAGCCTCCCTATAAATAGTGCATGTCACTTGTCATTTTGTATAACGCATACTACACCAAGCACAAACAATTCAAGCATACTTGTAAAGTTCTCTCGTATTCTTTCTTTCGAGTAATGAAATTCTCTTTGATTACATTGCTCTTTCTTCTCTCTAGTTTTCTCGCAAGTATGTTTGCTTAACTAGCATGAGAAGTTCGATAGATTTATTTAGCAACTTTAGTGTTAGAAGTTAAGTGCCCTACAAATTGTTGTGCCAAGTAATCATCTCATGACAATTTGGTCTATTCCCAACTAATGTTTCTTTGacatatatctttttttttaaaaaaaaaaacaattgtgACATCATCTTAATCTGtccttagttttttttttccttttggtttTTGTATAGTAGATTCTATTCTAGacaaatgatatatattattattgcataaaaaacaaacaatggacatataaaaaaaagaatatcaaatataaaataacaatggTATACATATCAACTAACAAATGAAACAATTCAACCAACTAACATGACATAGAATTCCATTTCCAGCAACAGAAGGGGACAAGAACAAAAGCAACACATGACAACGAGGCATATCATCattaaatcaaagaaaatcataatttgttgaaaattacaacattgcaaattgaaaataaattatgagtGGACCAAGAAGCACGTCTGCGTGGTCCTCCACCGCCAAAGCAATGTGTGTGGTCCAACAAACCAAGTTGTTGGGGTTTATATATAAAGGCGTGTTGGAATTACTAAAATTAGTTATATAGCTTTTTGAGAGCaaaaacactatttttttttaatcaaacaaacttaaaaaaatatatattaataagtGGGTccgaaaaaaagaaaagcactTCATGGGCCATAGCAGCACAAGCTAAGCGACGATTGGATCCGTGTTCGTTTGGAATTTGATGACTTAGTGGACCATGTTTACTCATTGAAAACGCCACCATTATTTTGTGGTAGGGTCCCTCTGTCAGTGTTAGTGGAGCACTGATGTCCGTAATAAGACAAATGCTACGTTATGTAACgtacacactcaacaacaaccacataaATTATGTGGTTGTTattgagtgtgtatgttacattaattgtaacatagggGCTCCCCCATAATAAACCATGAGAAAACagcgatttttttttttaaatattcaaaacaaaaccattttgaataaaatttttatcaattttttgtcAAGTTTTATTAAGGGTTAATTTCCGAgctcataaattaattatttttatatcatttttattttaaaaaatttcaatttactattatttttatcaagaaaccaaaaaaaaaaaaagaaaaaagaaaaaaaagacacatcctcaaaaacaaaaaccagcTAGCACATTATATGACATGCATTTAAGGTTATATATTGATAACAAACTACCTAGAAATGATAGAAGAAATAAACTGGAGATTATATATTTGATACCAAACGGTCTATAACACGTTTGCTTTATATCACATTGGTACAATCATCGTAAGCAACAGTATTAATAAACAACTTTGATTAAATAAGAGCATCCAACTTATTTGGGACATGATAtatatgggaaaaaaaatggtgacAATTTAAACGCAAATCGattattcttaaaatcttaaatattgctAAGCCGACCTGTAGATtatgttattatattaaataatgcaGAAATTAGTTTAGTTAATATTATTGCAACAATATGGATTTCATGGTCCCattgataaaagaaatgataaaaatcGAAACATTaagtaagaaaattaattgttagaaaattttagtagtaaaatgacATGTCAGAGGAGAACGTTAAGTGGAAAagtgataatatttttatttaatataaaatagatTGTTTAAGTTAAATGTATCTCATATGTAAGTGAAATTAAAccatgatttttaaaataaagtttatttttgcaatataatttcacaaaattatgGTGGtcaatgaaatatttattatattttttaaaagaaaaaagacaaaatcatTGTACGCAAATGTgcaatgaaatatatattgatttttatttttattttttttgccacaaaattttaatgtataaACTTATAATGATTAAAAGGATTGTTAATATAATGCAGTACGCTAATAATTAAGTGAATTATTCGGccttttaaattcaaaataagtattaaaaatacaaaatattacaaagccgaataaaataaagaaatgtcatttttttctttcttataagaTGTATGATTGGtccttctcaaaaaaaaaaaaaagatgtatgATTGGTCTGATAAAATACTGATACttaaaaacatataaaatcatttttcaacaattattaGAGACAGCCCTCTGCTTTCCTGCGCAAAAGAGATCAGAGACTGTGAGGAGAGACACGGCGATGCGGATGGAGGAGAGGTTAAGCACAAACTCAAAATGGATTGCTACTGTGGCGAGCATATGGATTCAGTGCAGCGTCGGCACAACGTACACCTTCAGCATCTATTCATCCACCCTCAAGTCAACTCAAAACTACGACCAATCAACGCTTGAGAGAGTGGCTGTCTTCAAAGACATGGGCGGCAGCGCCGGTATTTTATCGGGCCTCCTCTTCTCCTACGTCACGcttaatcatcatcatcatcagacCCGTACCCGGTTTCTTCGCGGGCCATGGGTGGTCCACTTCACGGGTGCTATCCTCTGCTTTACTGGGTACTTCTTAGTATGGGCCTCTGTTGTGGGGCTGCTTCCGAGGCCAGTACCGGTGCCTTTGATGTGTTTGTTCATTTTCACGGCGGCTCATGCACAGAATTTCTTTAACACGGGTAATATTGTCACTGGCGTCATGAACTTTGGTCATTATAGCGGGACCATTGTGGGTATCTTGAAGGTATGCAGTTtgtttgggaaaaaaaatgaatgaaacaGCGAGacagaacttttttttttctttccaatgAATTAATCTTCTGAACACAGTGTACTATGccattttaaagaatttaaaatttttaatttgtttctgtTTCAGGGCTTTGTTGGTTTAAGCGGAGCAGTGCTAACCCAAGTGTACAAAACTGTGTGCAACGGCAATCCGAGCACTTTCATTCTGGTTCTTGCATTGCTTCCAACTCTTGTGTCTCTTTTGTTCATGAGTCATGTAAGAATCTACGGAACAAACTCAGTTGATGACAAGAAGCACCTGAATGCTTTCTCTGCAGTTGCTATGACACTGGCTGCCTATTTCATGGTCATTACCGTTATGGAAAATTTGTTAACATTTCCATTATGGGCACGCAtcattacatttataattCTGCTGCTTCTACTTGCATCACCTCTTAGAGTTGCAATCACAGCCGATCGGGAGGATGCAATGACATCACCTAAACTCTCTACACCACAACAAGATCCCTTGGCATATCATGAGCTGGCTGATGATGAAAGTAAAGTAACGGCTGCTTTTGATGACAAAATATTGAAGGATGAAGAGGATATGAATCTTTTGCAAGCAATGTGCACTGGAAACTTCTGGTTCTTGTGCATTGCTACGTTATGCGGAATGGGCTCAGGGATTGCCACAATGAACAATATCGCTCAAGTAGGAGAATCTCTCCACTACAGTACCACTGAAATAAATTCTCTGATCTCCCTGTGGAGTATATGGAATTTTTTTGGTCGTTTTGGAGCAGGGTATGGGTCAGATGTGTTCTTGCACAAACTTGGCTGGGCAAGGCCTATATTCATGGTGATTACTCTAGTAGCAATGTCAATTGGTCATATAGCTATTGCTTCTGGCTTTCCAGGAAACTTGTTTGTGGGTACAATGATAGTTGGTGTTTGTTATGGTTCCCAGTGGTCACTGATGCCGACAATCACTTCTGAAATCTTTGGTGTGAGACATATGGGAACTATTTTCAACACCATTAGTATAGCATGTCCTGTTGGATCTTACATATGCTCTGTGAGAATCATTGGGCGTATTTACGACAGGGTAGCTAGCGGTGAAGATCACACTTGCTATGGCACTCATTGCTTCATGTTGTCTTTTATGATCATGGCATTTGTTGCTTTCTTCGGAAGTCTTGTTGCCTTTCTGTTGTTCCTTCGGACAAGGAGGTTCTATAACCAGGTTGTTATTAGAAGATTGCAGCATTCTTCAACAACCTGAGAAGCAACATAACCAGTAAAGCTACACGTACAGGCGGTAAACATCTCAAtcccatttttccttttcacagTTGTGGTATGATGCCGGAGCACCATTTTTAAGTATcattcttttatctttatatCTTGGAGtgagggtgcgtttgggattgaggttgcaCAACTGTAACGTTTAAGCGAcacactaaagtgtttggtaaacactagctgcTGTTATTtgaaagttattttaatataatttttcacttatataataaaaaaattattatatgtttaataattttatcaaaattattatttaaaatttatattattaacttttattttataattacagttttttattcatagcaactgtagtttaaaaattacaacaccTTAATCCTAAATATGACTTGAGTGGTTGATTTCTTAGCTCAATGTGTTGTCAAAAGGAGTTATTCATACGAAGTTTCTGTTGTAAAACAATCCCATTTTATCCTTCTTGTATTGTGGATTGTGGTATGATGCGGGTGTCAAACATTTAGAAGCATGTATTAAATATATCGTGGAGTAATTGATTTTTGGATCAAGGTATAGCTTGTCAAAAGAGTAATTTATGTACATTATTTGTATGTAAAGAAATCAACATCTCTTTTGTGATTAATCAAGAAAAAGTTTATTATGTGACCATCCTCAGATCCATGTAAGTTGGTTTAAATACCAATTCTCTttaaaaacacaaatataCGTTcgacaaataaaatttaaaaacatttttgaaAATGCAAGATTCATCTTTcacttttaataaataaaattaaaaaatgaaaattcttttgttttccttattttcctctAGTAaatgagtgaaagattttaCTCTTCTGtcttagttttttattttattttgtattataaataaagaaattaacaagATCACATAAGTTCTTTTAGAATCCATTTGAGCTGAGTTCGAACACCAATACTTTTATATCACCGCTATTCACTAACTAGCgcaaacataaattttaataagttatgtatatatatgcgTGTGTGTAATATAATTCTTTATATAGTCAATTTGAAGACTAACCCATAAATTTATCGGAGACTTAGCATATTCATTGATATAATTCATCTAAAGATCATCCTAATATGGAAAGATTTGAATGCTTGACCTCAAGAGTAAAACTGCTATAGACCAAATAGTGGTTGACAGTTTCATAAATAACTTAGACATCAACATATTCAGGTTGTTACAAAGTCATTTCtctctaataaatattatatgtgtgAGCTAGAACTTGTCTTATAAATCTTCATATTTCTACCTTCAAACAATTTCATTATAAACAactacattaattaaattaatttgtattcaaTAGTGATTTATCTACAAATCGCTGACTAAACTctctttctaaaatttaaattggtGGCTGAGGGGGTACAAAAGAATAATTAGTTAAAGGCAAatgctatgttacaattaatgtaacatacacattcaacaacaaccacacaaattgtgtGGGTCCATcatttgtgtggttgttgttgagtgtgtatgttacattaattgtaacatagggGCTCCCTTAGTTAAAAGCATCGGTGTCCACACGTACTTCACTTTTTAACCAATCACATATCGCATAGCAGCCATAAAAGCAGAAAGTTTGTCGGTCACAACAAGCTATGTTGGGTTGGTATATGCATTACACTTGGTAATTATTTTGTGAGAATTACTGGCTGGGTATAAATTTTTGATTGTAATTACTTGTGAAAATACATGTTCATCGTTGAAAATACAATTGTGCAATTACATGTTCATCACTGTAATTAGTTTGGTTTAGCCAAATATAAGTGAAATGCTAGAAAAACTTGTTCGAACAAAATATAAGTCAAACATTAATCACATTCATTGTTGTCTTTGTTACGTTGTTGATGTAGCAAATGTTGGAAACTTCCACTTCCAGTTCCTTTGTACGTCATCGAATGAGAATGATAATGTGGTTGTAAAACATATGACGGAAGTGGTTGctgtaatatataaaaaattaaaacatgagattttagaaattaaaaaatataagtatacaaaatatttaatattcgtattaagaataaattattataaatttttacaaaattttgatccaccaataatttaatccatcatattctaaaaattaaaattaaaaaataataaattgaatacaaaattaaaattaaaaaaattctaaatcgaaacaaaatttaaattaaaaatttctaaatccCACccatcatttaaattaaaaaaacttttaaataaaaaaatttctaaatcaaacacaacatttatattaaaagaaattataaatccaacacaaaattaaaattaaaattttctaaatcaaatttatcattatttgatttctaaatcaaacttctaaatcaaaatttctaaatcaaaatttctaaatcaaaatttcattatcatataacaaaaaataatagaataaataaaaaaaatcaatctttaCCAGCTGGGTGTTTTACTTCAAGCTGGTGATAAACTACTCTTGCTAGGCTGCTAATGCCGTTTTCCTGCTTctaaaaggagaaaaaaaaacccccAACTCAATCCTTTCACgtgaatgagaaaaatactCCTGCCGTTTTCCTTTCTCACCGTCTATTCTTTGTCAAGGAGAATCTCAttgaaattgatattttaaaattatattcagatggatatggataattatttttatctaatggATATTCGTTTAAtccaacataaatttaaaaaattttaattttataaaataataaataaaaatataataaataaaaaattgtaaaaatattatattaactagtgaaaattttaaattcctcttatattaaaaactaaagtttttaaaattatcctttaattttttaacttatttaatattattaataattattattttattttattaatttaatattataaatagacaTCCACCGGAAAGTCGCCGGACCACCACCGGATTTCACCAGACCACCGTCTGCTTCGCCGGAAGGTCGCCGGACCTCCGCCGGAATTCACCAAAAAGTTGCCGGATTGCCACCACCGACCACCGGAccgccattttattttatatatatatatatatatatatatattattactaatataaatagtttaataactaaatttaatattaaaattttaactattttatattattatttttatataataaaaataaaatattcatggATCTCTATAGTTATATGGATAAAATTCATATCcatatcaatattaaatactaaatataaatatattcattataaataattataaatttatatttagatatATATTATCTATCCATAATTAGATATTTATCATCCCTAATTCTCTCTACTTgtgaaatgagagaaaaatctCAACTCAATTAGTGCTTTTCGACAGCTAGAATCAAATGTGGGGAAGAAAGAGTCAAAAGCGTGGAAAAAGCAAAAGTAgcaagaaaaaacaaaaggggCCAAAGTTCACGTGGTGGAGGGTGGGGCCGAGAGAAACGGCATTACTGAATGCCGTTTCTCTCGGCATTCTCGCAGCATTCTCGCTGAGATGCGTTTTCCTTTTTGTATACGCCACATGCGGACACGTGATCAATTTGCTGCTGACTTAATTGCAAAGCGGCCATTCCGCCGTAGTCGTGTGTCTGTTCCTTGCAGCTCCACGTTTTTGGAGAAACCAAATCAGCAAGGCAGTGTACGGTTGGCAAATGTTCCTGACGAAGGATCTAATGGGATTCTGGCCTTCTGGGGATTGTTGAATCCAATCCATTTTTAGACTTGATGAGGTGGCCTTTGATACTGAGCTCGGTGTAATGGGTATGGCATCTCATCCGAT encodes:
- the LOC102614045 gene encoding protein NUCLEAR FUSION DEFECTIVE 4-like → MRMEERLSTNSKWIATVASIWIQCSVGTTYTFSIYSSTLKSTQNYDQSTLERVAVFKDMGGSAGILSGLLFSYVTLNHHHHQTRTRFLRGPWVVHFTGAILCFTGYFLVWASVVGLLPRPVPVPLMCLFIFTAAHAQNFFNTGNIVTGVMNFGHYSGTIVGILKGFVGLSGAVLTQVYKTVCNGNPSTFILVLALLPTLVSLLFMSHVRIYGTNSVDDKKHLNAFSAVAMTLAAYFMVITVMENLLTFPLWARIITFIILLLLLASPLRVAITADREDAMTSPKLSTPQQDPLAYHELADDESKVTAAFDDKILKDEEDMNLLQAMCTGNFWFLCIATLCGMGSGIATMNNIAQVGESLHYSTTEINSLISLWSIWNFFGRFGAGYGSDVFLHKLGWARPIFMVITLVAMSIGHIAIASGFPGNLFVGTMIVGVCYGSQWSLMPTITSEIFGVRHMGTIFNTISIACPVGSYICSVRIIGRIYDRVASGEDHTCYGTHCFMLSFMIMAFVAFFGSLVAFLLFLRTRRFYNQVVIRRLQHSSTT